agcaggaaattaacgaaacaaaccgataagaattaaaattaccttctgagcattaaaaaacaagacacgtatagatccttttttttgcttagtgagtccaagacttcaacttctccaatttccaaattgatgacgagaagaataaagtgaaacctacgcacgtttcaatatgtagtgtcatatatataagtcattagttaaattTTTGACAtatggtgagcaaaatataatgtgttataagacagtaagactcactcgaagttgtaaggccaaagtattagctttttgtcacgttgtcgcttcaaaaaccttagcaaagtctgcggtgtatccttgttatagaggggattctctatggttttaacatgcattgtgtgcgggtcaatgaacccaatgtctgtgatatcgttccttttgcattcgagcatcttcgatctgcataatatagcgcacaaaagattataatctgcagacaatgaacgacttctcaaattaaataaataaatcacttacagacaatagcaactgatgattgatttgtcgagggcccggagattgtataactgaaagagttcggcgaagtcaacgttcacacagtactcctggaagtagtgctcttccctaactcgcaccatgatagtctcgatcccttcctttgaggcctcaaggtaccacgaatgcaagttacgcatacatgttggtaccttcctgagattctcgaccaaatctttcccttgaacaaactgatatgctcgttcagctaaggcgtaatcagttgcgtcttgtcgagaactttgaacggtcttcccgtcaaacaccttgagaggggcgaccgattgaacgggttgttgtccgagctggtagacactgtgtatcccttttatctccctgatacccgattgaacgggttttgtcgcctcgatcatctttcttacgtgatgttgttttggaagaaatcgacgatgccccaggtacacattcttgtttcccaaataattactatcagtctcacctaaacagtgtgtgcatgcattgtatcccttgtttgactgccctgaaatgttaccaagagcaggccaatcattgatggttacaaataacaacgctcgtaggttaaattccttttgttcgtgctcatcccacacaggtacaccttcgtcacgccacaactctaaaagttcttcaaccaatggcctcaggtacacatcaatgtcgttgccgggttgcttcgggccctagatgagcactggcatcataatgaacttccgcttcatgcacaaccaaggaggaaggttatagatacatagagtcactggccaggtgctatgactggagctctgctccccgaaaggattaaagccatctgtacttagaccaaatcttaagttccttgcgtcatctgaaaatgacttgaactctctgtcgatttttctccaccgcgacccgtcgccggggtgtctcaaagatcacatctttcttacggtcctctttgtgccatcgcaacaacttggcatgctctttgttctggaacaaacgtttcaaccgtggtattataggagcataccacatcaccttcgtaggaaccctcttcctgggggtggactcaccctcaacatcgccagggtcatctcgcctgatcttatacctcaatgcactacataccgggcatgcattcaaattctcgtactccccgcggtagaggatgcagtcattgatgcatgcatgtatcttctgcacctctaatcctagagggcagacaaccttctttgcttcgtacgtgctagagggcaacacgttctcccctggaagcatcttctttattattttcagcaacttttcaaatcccttgtcagaagtaccattctctgccttccactgcagcaattccagcgtggtacccagctttttctgaccattttcgcaatttgggtacaacagtttgttgtgatcctctaacattttctccaacttcaacctctccttttcattttcgcagttcatcttcgcatcaagaatggcccgacccaaatcgtcatccgggtcatcaaaaatcggctcatcgaaaatgggctcttcttcagcttcgtcttcccccattctactaccaccgtcttcagtgaataagggatagttgtcactatcctcttcttcttcgttgtcttccaatataacccctctttctccgtgcttggtccaacaattatagctgggcatgaaaccgttctccaacaggtggacgtgaagggtcttcgaggtagagtaatccttcatattcttacaggaactacatggacaatacatgaaaccattcgaccgctgtTTGCCTCAAatgacgttgagaaaataatgcatgcccgaatgaactcgggatggcaccggtcaccgtacatccattgtcgactcatctgcattttatatgtatatcaaaaatcattaaaatcacaacatcatggatatatgagtgaccaacttaattaatattcaagttcatcacataaaactaattgttttttataaaagaagaggggctcaccgaggtggtaccgtgccagctaggggacgacgctggcgatcgacaacggtaaggacggggatgatactaattaaaacctacaaaacataccataatttcagctcaaattgcatataaaaaaataaaatcactaacttaggcatttcatcgaacaccttgcttgcactacaaaaatagtacgagttaaaactaccaaagaactgagctaaattaggaacgccggaagaaaggatgatattgctaacccttggatagatgtatgccgttaatcttgttaaaatggtggagaaaaataaagattattggagtgtgagaggtgcaaaatatttggaaatgtgaggagaagtgagaatgagatatgcagggagctcgggcgctgccgcgcgctcatatagggcacagaccctttagtaccggttccttacacgaaccggtactaaaggtgcaaccctggccccaccaccgcctggaaatcgggcccaaaccctttaataccggttcgtgttacgaaccggtattaaaggtccataacgaaccggtattgatgtcccacgcacggaaccggtattaatgccccctttagtaccggttcgtaagggaaccggtactaaaggcttagatggatgagaggttttctactagtgctagTACCTTCGTTCCCAAATAACTTGCTTAACCTTTCTTAGATAtagatgtatctataactaaaatgcgTCTATATATATAGTtccgtatctagataaagttgagcaAGTTATTTTGGGAGTACTACTTATCTTCTCATCACCCTCTTCCTCTGAGTGTATAATCTATTTATCAAAGTGATCAATCTGGTAAGATAGGGACGAAAAGTGTACTTCCCTCTTTTTCCATCACTGAAAGTTAAATTACGTGTGCCAAAGTTAACGGCATGCACCTACGTTGTATTTGGCATTTCTCAAAAAAATAGACTGCAGCTTTGGTGATTTGCTGCTTATAACTATGGTGGCCGAGCTGATGTAAGTATTGGGTTCGTTCGAATCCAACGAATTTTATCAAACCTTCACTTATTTGGTATTTCACTTGGCTCAGTAGAGGAAGAACACTGAAAAACTAGTAGAGTTGAAACCAATGGTGTTTTACTCTAGCTTCGCCCGTCTGACTATGGATAGAAGTAAGTATATATGCGTAGCCCTAATTACTCTCAAAACAACAGGCACAGCCAGCTCCAGGTAGCTACCATCGATATAGATGGAATTCAGAACTAGAACAACAAGGAGGTGACATTCAGAACTCGAGACATACCACCGCCGGCGAACGCGCGGCAGCTGCCGTGCTGCCGATGAAGTAATCTCGGCCGGGCGGGCTTGAATCGTGCCCGTATGTCGCCGGAGCGGAGCGGCGCGACTCACATGCGCGGTCACGAGCTAGCTGGCGCCTCGTACATATGGCCTGTGGCTATGGCTACGGCTTGGtatagctagctagctaggtgAGGATCGAGCGCGGCGGCGGACGCAGCTAGCTGGCTGTCAGCCTGTGGCGCCGGCGGGTGCTAGCCCGGCGAATAGCTACCTATCGAGGATTCGAGGGTCGAGAGTCGAGACCCCGCCCGTATAGTCCTTGCGGGAGAGCGCGGCAGCGCATGCAGCACGGCGGTGACGGCTCCTTGCTTGTCCACTCGCGCGGCCGGCTGAGCTCGCGCGGCGGAATACGTCGGCGTCGGCAGGGAGTTCGAGAGAACGATGTAGACGGGAGAGAGTAGCTAGCTGCTGTAAGCGAGGATATATACATCCAGCGGGATCGAGGAGCTGCGAGCGCGGCGGCCGGGGTCGCGCGGGCTGCGGGCAGGTGCGGCCGGCGCCGCAGGCTACGGAGGCCGGCGAGGTAGACGAGGCcatgcggcggcggcggaggcgggcaGGGTAGGTATGGGTGGGATGTGAGCTCGAACAAATATAAGAGAACAACAACATACCCGCCCACACCCACACTCCTGAGCTTCGTCTTGACCTGCCTCCAACCCTCGCGCGCGCTTGCCCAAATCGCAAACCCTAGACCCCCAGATCCCTCCCCAGCCGCCTCGCCATGCGGATCCGCAGGTCTGCCTCCCGCCTGCTCGGCTCCGAGTACTCCTCCCCCGCGCCGCCCCCATTCGACCTCCCGCTCCCGCCCCCATTCGAGCTGccgctcccgccgccgccgccagtgctgcagccctgctcctcctcctctgcccacGCTGGGAGCGGCGGGCGCCTCTCCGCCTCCTCCGCAGAGCCGCCGTGCGGGCACAACCGGTCGCCGTGGGACCTCATGGCCCAGCTCGATCCCTCGGATCCCCAGGTCAGCACCACCACTCCCACTGCCTCCATGCTCTCCTCGTTCACTCTACCGCACTCCGCTATGCTCTCCACGGCGTCCGCGCCCCTAGCTCGCTCCTCCCGCGGCGTCTCCGTGCGGTACTCGCCGCCCGCGAGTTCCCGTTCGTGCATGCCGCTAGGGTTCCTCGGCAGCTTCGGGCGGGCGCGCCCGGTGCCTGGTCCGTGTCCAGGGCGCGTTAGCTAACCTTGGCTCGTTGTAATTTGTGGCCGGCGGCGCCGCTTCGGGTTGGAATCGCGGGAATGGCGCCCGCCGATTGAACCCTAGATCCGCGCCCCAATTCCAGCACCGTTGCCAGCTGGGGAAGGTGACGTGTTTACATTCTGGCCTTTGGATTAACCTGTATCTTCGATTTTCCGTGGTGTAGgagttggaactcttcaaggataCATACTTCGTGAGCGTCACATACCGCACTAGCTGGCTCTTTCCGGCCAGCATTCCTGCCGCTACCTAcatcaaggaggaggaggatcaagaggaggaggaggaggacatggAAGTAGATATGGCTGAGGAGGACAATTACGAACCGTGGAAGAAGGTTGCCAAGAAGAAGGCTGCGAAAAAAAGGGTCATGAAACACAAAGAGGAGGGGAAGAATGTGAGCAGGCCCAGGAAGAAGGCGAAGGTTAAGACAGATGAGGATGAGGAGGACCAAATGGCTGACGGGGGAGAACTTTGGATGTGCAAGAAGAACGATGGCAAGACCTGGTTTTGCCGGCGGACTGTGAGCCAGCCCGACTCCTACTGCTTGTATCACGCTGATCCCAAGCGTGCGCTGCAGCAGGCTTCGTTGGCAGCCTCCAAACCCTCCAAGCGGCGGAGGAAGAGGGCCCTCGACGTAGGCGAGGGGTTCTACTACTACGCTGGATTCGGTCCGTCCTGCAGTAAGAGGCAATGCAGACCAAGCAGCAGCATGATGGAATCTCCACTCGCTGAAGAAAAAGAGCAGGCACCTgctgaagaaaaagaggaggcaccACCTGAAGAGCCTGCTGATCTTACTTCAGATGAACCCCGAGCAGACGATTCAGACCCTCAAGTGGCACCAGCACACGTTGATGAGCCGATGTGCGATGATACGGCTGGAATCGCGGGCTGTGAtgaggagagcagcgacgacgcGTTCGCCTGGAATGGTAAACCCCGAGTTGTTGGCATCAATGAAGGCATCAAGAGGAAGAGCCCGTTCAAGAAGCGGTGGAGGAAGCCTGTGAAAGCCCGGTCACTAAAGTCGTTGATGTAATAACACTCACGCCTTTATGTCACTTGCAAATCAATcagtattactccctccgtccacaaaaggATGTCTCAAGTTTGTTATGCATGCATCTAGACATGTTTTAGTGCGTAGATACATGCAAATTTGgacaaagttgagacatccttttgttgacggagggagtattatttttCTATATGTTGAAGGATCTGCTGATGTTTTCTTATGCTAACTTTGAGACGTATTTACAGGATTTAATTACTTCCTCGCCATATTTCCAGGACCATTCCCAGTTGAATGTAGTAGATTATATCAAGGTAAGGTGTAATAGCGTTATGACCACACCATGATATTGTTTTTGGACTTCTTGCATCTGTAAAATGCAATTGTGAAAATAATTAATTGGAAGAAAGTTTCTGATTTACGTCATGAAAGTGGTCCTTGTGATTTATCTAGTATTGTGGTACAGTTTATGCAACTATATTAATTGATGGTTTCTCACCTTTTCTAATGATGTTTCTCCTTGATATATCAAGGACCATATATTGGCAGAAAAATTGGGACGCACTAAGCATTTTTTGTAAATCACTAAAATTTTCCCTTGTCACACAAGTAATCTTCTGTGGTATTTGTATGAGTAATAATTCCACAGAAACTCAATTTTTTGTATGTTTACATCTTATTAATGGTGAATTTAGTGAGTTTCGATTTGGTTAGCAAACTTTGCTTTTTTTCTTCCTCAGTTTGATACTACTATATTGTAGTCATGAACTTATTAAGCTGATAAGTGTTGATTTTCTGCAGATGAAGATGGAACCTCATAGCACCAGATCTTACCATCGTAAATGGTTCTGTAAAGTCCCAAAACTCAAGTCAGAGTCACAAACTGCTGGATAGATTTACAACTGAGGATAGTCCTATTTATACACCAGATCCTTAAGAAGTGGCCCAAATATAATAATCAGGCGATGCATTTTGTTGGTGGATTACTTGACAGCCGTGAGGGTTAACCGTGAAGTGCTCTGTTCCATTTAGAAAACTGTAGGAGCTAGTATTGTGTTTGCTGGTGCAGCGTCGCTTGGTGGAACTGCAGGCATCTGCTTTGATAATGTTCTATGGACCAAAAGAGCACCCAGTCGTCCTGTCAATGTCAGCCACTTCTATGCTCTCCAAAGAAGCTTCTTTCAGTATAAGGAAGCTAGGGAAAGAAAGGTTGAGATGCTCTCCAAAGAAGCTTCTTGCAGTATAAGGAAGCTAGGGAAAGAAAGGATGAGATGGCATACACTGTGTACGTGAAGGTGGCTGAGATGTTTGAGATTGTTATAACTTCACAGCTAGCCTAAGCTCTTATGCAAACCAGCTGTTTGATATATTGGATCCTGATTCCTGAGAGCAGATTGATCGCACAATGCTTTTTCTGAGACTCACCTTGTCTCAGTAGGTGCCAACTATGTCAAGTATCTGACCACTATTTGAAACTGATCTTGCAGAGGTTGCAATAACTGACAATTCCCCAGTGGTGACTTACTCTGGCACTTAACTCCGGAGCATCTGACCACTATGCTCGGAGTGCTATGAAGGAGATTAAATCGCTACAAAAGGGCATCATTTCGAGAGTTGTGGATGGATCCCACATTTACATCTGGTCTGATCCTTCATTGCTGCTTGATGAATGCCCGCTTGGTTCTGTCACCTAGAGGATCTAGCCTGCTAACGCAAATTAATGAGTTGATTGATCCTTATTCTTCTAGATGTCACATGGATTTTCTGCGTACACCTACAGACTGGATGAGGTGAACTTAATTCATAATATTCCTCCTGATGATATTCCTGATTTTCTGGCATGGGACTTTGATGTGAATGGCCATTTCAGTGTAATACCTGCTTATAAGTTAGTGCTGTGCTGATGTTGCCGTGTTGATTGGCTTCAGGAGAACTCAATACCCTCAGTGGGTTGTTTCCAGTGGCAGCAAAAATCTGGGACTTGAATGTCTAAACAAGTTTAAGGCATGAAACTGATCCAGTGTGTCCACTGCCATAGATTGAACAAAGATGGGGCTCTTCATTTAAGTTGCAAATTGGTTTATTATTGGTGGGAGATGCTCCTACAGGAATGTCAGGCTGCAGCTTTTTTCATGCTAGAACATATCTGGTACCTTGATAAAACGGTACATCTGAAAATCCTCCTCCTGGTGGTTTGCGCAAAATAAACCTGTCAATGAAGAGAAGCCTATTTGGTGGTCCTAGACATGAAGGCTCTTTCAAGCTGAACATAGGTGCATGGCCCTTATACACAAACTGATGCTGATGCTGGCTAGGTGCCATTTTCAGACATTGCTCCGCTGTGGTGCTTATGTCAGTGGTTGGTCATCTGTTAGGACTACAGGTTGATCTTCATGCTGTTTGTGTCTGCATGTGCCAGTAGTCTCCAGGTTATCTCATATTTGGGCGCTGCATGACCCATGGAAACTGTGATGCTATGGGGGCCGATGAGTCATCATTGAGTTGATTGTGTGTAATTTTGCTGATGTCCATGTCTTGTACTGTCCAAGAGTTTTTCTGTTGCTTTAGCTGACCCCCCTTCTGACCCTAGCTATATTTGCCAATTAAAAGTTGTAGCAACAATATTAGAAACTTATAGTTATTAATTTGATTTAAAAATATTATTTCCATAgtgtatcattttttttgttACAATTACTGGACTCCCTTGTTTTGTTTCTACTGAAAAAAAACTAGCAGCTAGCAATGTTGTATTCAGTGTGAAGAATTCCCATTTAGCAGCATCTTGGTGTGATGTTATTCTATGGCTTTTTTTTGGGTATTCTGTGGCTTGCTCCTGTGATTTTGGTTGCGTCAAGGAACTTGCTTATTGGTTGGAGCAAGAATAGTTATAATTGCTTAATTATGTTAAGTGAAGGCGAGAATAGTTTCATTTCAGCACCTTGATAAGAACTGAAATCTTTGTTGGGATTATTGCTGAATCATCAACGCCTCATGATCAATCACATACCAGTGAAGTACGAGTTTGTAGTTCCTCATCAACATGTCTGTAGAAGGGATGGACATGAAAACTCGTTGAGAAGCTTCATAGTATGCCCTTAATGGGAGGGAAGCTTCATATGCGCATAGTCCGACTCCAGTGTACAGAGCTGGTTAATGTTGTTTCTGAATCCTGACGAGTGGACTCCGTTGCCAGATCAGTGGACCCCCTTGCCATGGCAACGTGGCACCTCGGTAACATCGGCGCCAGAGTGCCAGACCAGATAGAAACATGTATGTTGGTTGCCGTAACATAAGTAGATTTATCTAAATCTGAATTTATCCAAACACTAAATAGCTCTAGGTACGTCTAGATTTAGACAAATCTCAAACATCTATTTATAGACAAAGGTAGTACTAGTTAACTTACAAAATACGTATATGAGAAAACTGTTGCTCtttgcaaaaaaaaagagaaaactgtTGCCATAAATATTTAAATTTCATAATATATAAACATTGTCAATATAAACTTTATAACCTAAAAGTAACATGTGAGTTGAAATTAAACTATAGCATGCAGTACATAAAACGAAAGACCAATCTTTACATACCATGCCTTGGATGTATTACCAACATGcgcagattgatttgttgtgtgcTTTAGTCTGGTCCTGATTTTCCGCATACCGACAATTTTGTATAGCCTGGTGAGTGGTAGTTTCAAGTAAAAAAATGAGAACTTAAAAATAATGGAAAACACGAATTTAGTAAGATGAAAAGGCTGGAAAATTGCGTGGAATAGGCTAAATAGATGCCCATATATGCCACAGAGACCAGAGTTCTAGGCTAGTGCATCTGAATCCTTGCTTTAATTTTCCAAGCCTACATTGGAGGTCATCTGCCTCTTGATAGGAACCACATGCATATGACGATCCAAGTGTCAATCAGCTATGCATTGCCCGTGTTTGCATCCCTTGTGATGGTCACAACGGTCGATGATCAAGTTGTTGATGTCAAGTGCAAGTGCACGTGCGTAATTTTTGTCTGATTTATGGGTTTGGGTTCCATGAGAGGACAGGAAATCACGCCACAGACCAATGTGTTCCTTTAGGACCGGGTCTCTACACCAGTTTGTCCACAAATCTAAATCAGAAATTACATTGGAGAACATATCATTTGTCGAGTGGTTCCTGCTTCTGAAGACCTTTGCATTCCGCGAGTCCCATATTTTCCATAAGATCACTAGGTGTACCGCTCAGGAGCCATCCGTTTCCATGAAGATTACAAAGGTAAACCTCATATTGTTAATGGACAATATCTTAAATATTATATTGCAGGGGAAAAGTTCATAGAGAATGTGGAAGAGTTACATCTCCGGACTGCGGAAGCTATCATCGCCGAGAATTACCCTATGCCAGACACCGGAAACCAATAAAAGTCGAGATCATGTACGTAGCGATCTCGAAATGTTTTCATATTTTAGGATAGTTACTTTTTGCAAAATAAGGATGTTTCGCGAAAGATTTGGGCGAAACGGAGTCGCGAGGGGGGAAAGGCCCCAGGAGGCGCTCCCTACCTTGTTGGGCGCGTCACCCGAAGTCGTTCGCACCTCAGACTCCATTTTTGCCTCGTTTTCGACTCAAACTCTCCGTTTTACCTAAAAACCGTCAATATATACCCCCTCTGTGATGGCGCGTGACTGAGCTTGATGGAGTGTTGATTCTTACCCAGTAACGGCACCAAAAagcagctgcttgtgacggtaaagcacacgtccgttgggaaccccaaaaggaaggtatgatgcgtatagcagcaagttttctctcagtaagaaaccaaggtttatcgaaccagtaggagatgaaggccacgcgaaggttgttggcgaaggagtgtagtgcggcgcaacaccagggattccggcggcaacgtggaacctgcacaacacaatcaagatactttgccccaacttaacagtgatgttgtcaatctcaccggcttgctgaaaacaaatgattaaatgtatggtgtggagaataatgtttgcttgcaaagaacaacagagaacaatgattgcagtaggttgtatttcagatgtaaaagaatggaccggggtccacatttcactagtggtgtctctccaataagataaatagcatgttgggtgaacaaattatagttgggcaattgataaatagagagggcataacaatgcacatacatatcatgatgactactatgagatttacttagggcattacgacaaagaacatagaccgccatccagcatgcatctatgcctaaaaagtccaccttcgggttagcatccgcaccccttccagtattaagttgcaaacaacagacaattgcattaagtactgtgcgtaatgtaaacaatacaaatatcgttagacaaagcattgatgttttatccctagtggcaacagcacatccataaccttagaactttctatcactgtcccagattcaatggaggcatgaacccactatctagcataaataccccctcttggagttacaagtatcaacttggccagagcctctactagcaacggagagcatgcaagatcataaacaacacatatatgatagatcgataatcaacttgacatagtattccatattcatcggatcccaacaaacacaacatgtagcattacaaatagatgatcttgatcatgataggcagctcacaagatctaaacatgatggtataataggagaagacaatcatctagctactgctatggacccatagtccaaggatgaactactcacgcatcagtccggaggcgggcatggtgatgtagagccctccggtgatgattcccctctccggcagggtgccggaggcgatcttcagaaccccccgagatggggttgacggcggcggcgtctctggaatttttctcgtattttggctctctgtACTAGGGTTTTTCGATACgaacgaatatataggcgaagaggcagcatcgggggagccagggggtggcctccccatatctGGGCGCGGCAGGGGGCCAGGCCGCTCCGCCCTGTGGGGTGAgccccctgctggccgcctccaactcttcttcgatgttctggaatcctccgtggaaatagggccgtgggcttttgtttcgtccaattccgagaatatttcctgtgtaggatttctgaaatcaaaaacagcagaaaataggaactgacgcttcggcatcttgttaataggttagtaccgaaaaatgcataaaaatgatataaagtatgaataaaacatgtaggtattgtcataaaactagcatggaacataagaaattatagatacgttggagacgtatcactctgcCGATCTAATCTCGTATCGAGTCTTTTCGAGCGAAACATG
This Lolium perenne isolate Kyuss_39 chromosome 1, Kyuss_2.0, whole genome shotgun sequence DNA region includes the following protein-coding sequences:
- the LOC127327625 gene encoding uncharacterized protein gives rise to the protein MRIRRSASRLLGSEYSSPAPPPFDLPLPPPFELPLPPPPPVLQPCSSSSAHAGSGGRLSASSAEPPCGHNRSPWDLMAQLDPSDPQELELFKDTYFVSVTYRTSWLFPASIPAATYIKEEEDQEEEEEDMEVDMAEEDNYEPWKKVAKKKAAKKRVMKHKEEGKNVSRPRKKAKVKTDEDEEDQMADGGELWMCKKNDGKTWFCRRTVSQPDSYCLYHADPKRALQQASLAASKPSKRRRKRALDVGEGFYYYAGFGPSCSKRQCRPSSSMMESPLAEEKEQAPAEEKEEAPPEEPADLTSDEPRADDSDPQVAPAHVDEPMCDDTAGIAGCDEESSDDAFAWNGKPRVVGINEGIKRKSPFKKRWRKPVKARSLKSLMI